In the genome of Fimbriimonadaceae bacterium, one region contains:
- a CDS encoding ABC transporter ATP-binding protein: protein MTRIDHIAQTPAGDLESGLAAHQAYTVRGVHFRYGLSRPQGEPWVLRDVTLEVAQGEILGIVGPNGSGKTSLLKLLAKLAVPQEGEIALFGRPLRSLSPELVAQSVAVVPQDSPQMFPFTVAETVVMGRFPHRRRAGWSLGFGWEDREDCQAASQAMATMDIAHLAGRAVTDLSGGERQRTMIARALAQAPRVLLLDEPTAFLDLQHQLEICSVLRRLSDEQGLTVVIVSHDLNLASQYCDRIVMLKEGAMYSMGTPSEVLSVEALRAVYGCEVLIDPHPESGLPRVTLPRQAVPFRS from the coding sequence GATCGACCACATCGCTCAGACTCCGGCTGGAGACCTGGAGTCAGGTCTGGCGGCGCACCAGGCCTATACCGTTCGTGGGGTGCATTTTCGTTACGGACTATCGCGTCCACAGGGAGAGCCCTGGGTACTTCGAGATGTGACGCTGGAGGTCGCGCAGGGAGAAATCCTGGGCATCGTCGGGCCGAATGGGTCCGGCAAAACGTCGTTGTTGAAACTGTTGGCGAAATTGGCTGTGCCACAGGAAGGGGAGATTGCCCTGTTCGGGCGACCGTTGCGCAGCCTCTCTCCCGAGCTGGTGGCGCAGTCCGTCGCGGTGGTGCCGCAGGACAGTCCGCAAATGTTTCCGTTCACGGTCGCAGAGACGGTCGTGATGGGGCGATTCCCCCACCGTCGACGAGCGGGATGGAGTCTGGGCTTCGGCTGGGAGGATCGAGAGGATTGCCAGGCGGCCTCGCAGGCCATGGCCACGATGGACATCGCGCATCTCGCCGGGCGCGCCGTCACCGATCTGTCCGGAGGAGAACGTCAGCGCACCATGATTGCGCGGGCCTTGGCGCAAGCGCCTCGAGTGCTGCTGCTCGATGAACCGACCGCCTTTCTCGATCTCCAGCATCAACTCGAGATTTGCTCGGTGCTGCGGCGCTTGAGCGACGAGCAGGGCCTGACGGTCGTCATCGTGTCGCACGATTTGAACCTGGCCAGCCAGTATTGCGACCGGATCGTCATGCTGAAGGAAGGGGCGATGTATTCGATGGGCACGCCCTCCGAGGTGTTGTCGGTGGAAGCATTGCGGGCAGTCTATGGCTGTGAGGTGTTGATCGATCCGCATCCGGAGTCAGGACTGCCCAGGGTTACCTTGCCGAGGCAGGCTGTGCCGTTCAGGAGTTGA